The following is a genomic window from Chania multitudinisentens RB-25.
GCCTGAGTTTCAATGATCGGCAGAGCGGTCAGTGAACCGGTTTTCCCTTTAACTTCACCCTTGGTGAAGGCTTCAACGTATTCAGCGTTAACACGCGCAGCACGCTCCAGCAAACGGGAGTGCAGATAAAATACGTCGCCAGGATAAGCTTCACGACCTGGTGGACGACGAAGCAGCAGGGAAATCTGACGATAAGCAACGGCCTGTTTAGACAGATCATCGTAAACAATCAGAGCATCTTCACCACGGTCACGGAAATATTCACCCATCGCGCAACCAGCATAAGGTGCCAAATATTGCAGTGCCGCAGACTCTGACGCAGTAGCCACCACCACGATGGTGTTAGCCAACGCGCCGTGTTCTTCCAGTTTGCGCACCACGTTAGAGATGGTGGACGCTTTCTGGCCGATAGCCACGTAAACACATTTGATACCAGAATCACGCTGGTTGATGATCGCATCGATCGCCAAAGCGGTTTTCCCGGTCTGACGGTCACCGATCACCAGTTCACGCTGGCCACGGCCGATCGGGATCATCGCATCGACAGACTTGTAGCCGGTCTGTACTGGCTGATCAACCGATTGGCGCTCGATAACACCGGGGGCGATGGTTTCAACCGGAGAGAAACCGTCGTGCTCAACCGGGCCTTTACCGTCGATAGGTGCGCCCAGCGTGTTGACCACGCGGCCCAACAAGCCACGGCCAACGGGAACTTCCAGAATACGACCCGTACATTTTACCTTCATGCCTTCGGCCAGATCCGCGTACGGACCCATCACTACGGCACCTACGGAGTCACGCTCCAGGTTCAATGCGATTGCATAACGGTTGCCTGGCAGCGCGATCATTTCGCCCTGCATAACGTCGGCCAGACCGTGTACACGAATGATCCCGTCACTGACGGAAACGATAGTACCTTCATTGTGAGCTTCGCTCACTACATTGAACTGAGCAATGCGCTGCTTGATCAGTTCGCTGATTTCGGTGGAATTCAGTTGCATGCTCCAGTCCCCTTAAGACTGCAAGACGTCTGCCAGGCGTTCAAGACGGCCGCGTACGCTGCCATCGATCACCATATCACCAGCGCGGATAACTACGCCGGCAAGTACAGACTTGTCAATTTTGCAATTCAGCTTAACTTTGCGTGACAGGCGTTTTTCCATCGCAGCGGCAATTTTGGCCTGCTGTTCGTCGCTCAATACGCTTGAAGAGAGCACGTCGACTTCGATAGTGGATTCCAACGCAGCGCGCAGTTCAATGAACTGTTGCAGCACCGCAGGAAGAACCAATAAACGCCCATTTTCGGCCATTACACGGATAAAGTTCTGGCCATGTTCGTTGAGCTCATCACCACATATCGCAATGAACGTTTTGGACAGTGTTTCTGGTGCAACCGCACC
Proteins encoded in this region:
- the atpA gene encoding F0F1 ATP synthase subunit alpha; this encodes MQLNSTEISELIKQRIAQFNVVSEAHNEGTIVSVSDGIIRVHGLADVMQGEMIALPGNRYAIALNLERDSVGAVVMGPYADLAEGMKVKCTGRILEVPVGRGLLGRVVNTLGAPIDGKGPVEHDGFSPVETIAPGVIERQSVDQPVQTGYKSVDAMIPIGRGQRELVIGDRQTGKTALAIDAIINQRDSGIKCVYVAIGQKASTISNVVRKLEEHGALANTIVVVATASESAALQYLAPYAGCAMGEYFRDRGEDALIVYDDLSKQAVAYRQISLLLRRPPGREAYPGDVFYLHSRLLERAARVNAEYVEAFTKGEVKGKTGSLTALPIIETQAGDVSAFVPTNVISITDGQIFLESNLFNSGIRPAVNPGISVSRVGGAAQTKIMKKLSGGIRTALAQYRELAAFSQFASDLDDATRKQLNHGQKVTELLKQKQYAPMSVAQQSLVLFAAERGYLNDVEVAKVVSFEAALVAYADREHAELLNHINQTGAYNDEIEGKLKGILDSFKATQSW
- the atpH gene encoding F0F1 ATP synthase subunit delta, which encodes MSEFVTVARPYAKAAFDFAVENQSVERWQQMLAFTAEVTCNEQMAELLSGAVAPETLSKTFIAICGDELNEHGQNFIRVMAENGRLLVLPAVLQQFIELRAALESTIEVDVLSSSVLSDEQQAKIAAAMEKRLSRKVKLNCKIDKSVLAGVVIRAGDMVIDGSVRGRLERLADVLQS